In the genome of Bacteroides mediterraneensis, the window CGCAAACAGCGATGTCATTGAATTGCCTGACTGGAATTATAATGGAATACAACCTGAAGCTACCAAAGGAGTAATAAATAATTCAGTAGCTATTACGTCTTTGCCTCAAATATTGAAGGATAACGGATACAGAACTATTCATTGCGGCAAGGCGCATTTTGGTGCAAGAACAACTCCTGGGGCTGATCCATCGAATATGGGATTTGATATAAACATTGCGGGAGGTCCTAATGGAGCTCCTGGCAGTTATTTGGGTATAAAGAATTTCGGCGAAGGCTCTCCCTTTGCCGTCAAGGGTCTTGAAAAGTATCATGGTCAGGATATTTTTTTGACAGAAGCTTTGACAATAGAGGCCATAAAAGAAATGAAAAAGGCGGTAAATGAAAAAATACCATTCTATTTGTATATGTCACATTATGCTGTCCATACTCCTATAGAAGATGACAAAAGATTCAGCAATAATTATAGAGGAAAATATGATAGACAACTTAAATCTAAATTAGGAGAGAAAGAGGCTAAATATGCTGCACTTGTTGAAGGAATGGATAAAAGTTTGGGGGATATAATGGATTATATTCAGTCGGATCCAAAACTGGCTCAGAATACAATAATATTGTTTATGTCTGATAATGGTGGGCAGGCTTTGGGATATTGCAGGGAAGGCGTACCTAACAGAGATCCCAATTATCCGGCACGTGCTGGTAAGGGGTCTGCTTTTATGGGAGGGGTAAGAGAACCGATGCTTGTTTACTGGCCAGGTGTGACTAAGCCCGGCAGTATATGCTTGCAAAAGGTTATTATTGAAGATTTTTACCCTTCTATTATAGAAATGGCAGGAATACACGACTACCATACTGTGCAGATAGTCGACGGAAAAAGCTTTGTCAGGTGTTTGAAGAATGTAAGTGATATTGATTCTAATAAATCTATAGTGTGGCATTTCCCTAATTTATGGGGAGAAACTCAGGATATTGAAGAGGGATACGGTGCCTATTCATCAATATTGAAGGGTGATTATCATCTGATATATAATTGGGAAAATGGAAGATTCAGACTCTATAATGTAAAGGATGACCTTTCAGAGCAAATCGACTTGTCTGAAAGATTGCCAGAAATAGTGAAAAAGTTGTCATCCGAATTATCGGATTATTTAAGGGAAAGAAATGCACAAAGACCATCTTTAAAATCTGATGGTAAAATTTTACCTTATCCAGATGGACTGTAACAGTATGAATTTGAATAACCGAACTGAACATAAT includes:
- a CDS encoding sulfatase, which gives rise to MNIMKTVFFPLLACNLWAINSVVAQNARPNIIMFLVDDMGWQDTSVPFNGNEVSALNLRYQTPNMERLARLGVKFTQAYSCAISSPTRCSLMSGMNASRHRVTNWTLEFDQKTDANSDVIELPDWNYNGIQPEATKGVINNSVAITSLPQILKDNGYRTIHCGKAHFGARTTPGADPSNMGFDINIAGGPNGAPGSYLGIKNFGEGSPFAVKGLEKYHGQDIFLTEALTIEAIKEMKKAVNEKIPFYLYMSHYAVHTPIEDDKRFSNNYRGKYDRQLKSKLGEKEAKYAALVEGMDKSLGDIMDYIQSDPKLAQNTIILFMSDNGGQALGYCREGVPNRDPNYPARAGKGSAFMGGVREPMLVYWPGVTKPGSICLQKVIIEDFYPSIIEMAGIHDYHTVQIVDGKSFVRCLKNVSDIDSNKSIVWHFPNLWGETQDIEEGYGAYSSILKGDYHLIYNWENGRFRLYNVKDDLSEQIDLSERLPEIVKKLSSELSDYLRERNAQRPSLKSDGKILPYPDGL